From one Cyanobacterium stanieri PCC 7202 genomic stretch:
- a CDS encoding porin gram-negative type (KEGG: bpy:Bphyt_2171 porin gram-negative type) — translation MKINDLDHITNTSSSENNQVDGGIQIEALTLAFSVGDSFALARTFSFTWAFAPGPFGFSRI, via the coding sequence ATGAAAATTAATGATTTAGATCACATTACAAATACGTCAAGTTCTGAAAATAATCAGGTAGATGGTGGTATTCAAATCGAGGCTTTAACTCTTGCTTTTTCGGTCGGAGATAGTTTTGCTCTTGCTCGAACTTTTAGTTTTACTTGGGCATTTGCTCCTGGTCCTTTTGGCTTTTCTAGGATTTGA
- a CDS encoding hypothetical protein (KEGG: cyh:Cyan8802_2850 hypothetical protein~SPTR: Putative uncharacterized protein) encodes MIINDLDVMEVVEDTKLEGGLAQLNFNLEFLSIGSLISLSNVTRAEFLTTENPGIAISSGKFSINMVAGGNLALALGV; translated from the coding sequence ATGATTATTAATGATTTAGATGTCATGGAAGTAGTAGAAGATACTAAATTAGAAGGCGGTTTGGCACAGTTAAATTTTAATTTAGAGTTTCTGAGTATTGGTAGTTTAATTTCTCTTTCTAATGTGACGAGAGCAGAATTTTTAACTACAGAAAATCCTGGAATTGCTATTTCTTCTGGTAAGTTTAGTATCAATATGGTGGCGGGAGGAAACCTTGCTTTAGCGTTAGGAGTTTAG
- a CDS encoding hypothetical protein (PFAM: PPIC-type PPIASE domain~InterPro IPR000297~KEGG: cyh:Cyan8802_2846 hypothetical protein~SPTR: Putative uncharacterized protein), translating into MINSFSVEINKTIGLNEFIDYLKKNFQLKDISQKIIEQKVVDRKAQELDLVITDDEIQEECDRQRQEKRLEKAADTMAWLTEQMVSVEVWEQAIYDKLLRKKLANELFGEEVKAFFSQNKINFEQVVLYQIIVPYNKLAWEILYQIEEEEMSFYHAAHLYDVDEKRRLNCGYEGKIYRWSLPPDISAKVFSAKEKQPIVPFQTEQGYHILMVENFIEAELTEEICHEILDKMFEQWLMTEISYVLHDSAPRNTSP; encoded by the coding sequence GTGATTAATTCATTTTCTGTAGAAATAAATAAAACTATTGGGTTAAATGAATTTATTGATTATTTGAAAAAGAATTTTCAATTAAAGGATATATCACAGAAAATAATTGAGCAAAAAGTAGTTGACCGTAAGGCACAAGAGTTAGATCTTGTTATTACTGATGATGAAATACAGGAAGAGTGCGATCGCCAAAGACAAGAGAAAAGATTGGAAAAGGCGGCGGATACAATGGCATGGTTGACAGAACAAATGGTGTCGGTAGAAGTTTGGGAACAGGCGATTTATGATAAATTATTAAGGAAAAAGTTAGCCAATGAATTATTCGGGGAAGAGGTAAAGGCTTTTTTTTCTCAGAATAAAATTAATTTTGAACAAGTAGTTTTATATCAAATAATAGTTCCTTACAATAAATTGGCATGGGAAATTCTTTATCAAATTGAAGAAGAGGAAATGAGTTTTTACCATGCGGCTCATCTATATGATGTGGATGAAAAAAGACGTTTAAATTGTGGTTATGAGGGAAAAATTTATCGTTGGAGTCTTCCTCCTGATATATCTGCAAAGGTTTTTAGTGCGAAGGAAAAACAGCCCATCGTACCATTTCAAACAGAACAGGGCTACCATATTTTAATGGTGGAGAATTTTATAGAGGCGGAGTTGACGGAAGAAATATGTCATGAAATTCTTGATAAAATGTTTGAGCAATGGTTAATGACTGAAATAAGTTATGTGCTTCATGATTCGGCTCCTAGAAATACCTCCCCATAA
- a CDS encoding hypothetical protein (KEGG: cyh:Cyan8802_2848 hypothetical protein~SPTR: Putative uncharacterized protein) — translation MIIKDLAFCDEALVSEDLIEGGASFFDAGFDFDFDFVFDNAGAAAVGFTFGFGVAIGSRFSLVNIQSFSLGIRN, via the coding sequence ATGATTATTAAAGATCTTGCATTCTGTGATGAGGCTTTGGTTTCTGAGGATTTGATTGAAGGTGGTGCTAGTTTTTTTGATGCTGGTTTTGATTTTGATTTTGATTTCGTTTTTGACAATGCAGGGGCGGCTGCGGTTGGTTTTACCTTTGGTTTTGGTGTAGCTATTGGTAGTCGATTCTCTCTTGTGAATATTCAATCTTTTAGTCTTGGTATCAGAAATTAA
- a CDS encoding secretion protein HlyD family protein (PFAM: HlyD family secretion protein~TIGRFAM: type I secretion membrane fusion protein, HlyD family~COGs: COG1566 Multidrug resistance efflux pump~InterPro IPR006143:IPR003997~KEGG: cyt:cce_2678 HlyD family secretion protein~PFAM: secretion protein HlyD family protein~SPTR: HlyD-family secretion protein), with the protein MKYQPNQDQSTNSSEVPPPVEQTKTIPISITSDYEEHSISIPTSNLTAEHPTTIEADWSPSVKTLLDDIPAFFPRQLIIAGIAFCTGFGLWSWYGTVDQISKAQGILVPKGRTYKIETTELIKVNDIAVEEGEEVTAGQLIVELDTELAQQEIIRLENILTTYQAELEQKKSLKNKIENDLNTQLMIASANQMAQEQAILSAQEKRQINLQLLNQLDNKIHLYQQRQKQTEILSSLSQQQLQQLQESKIAHQQRLNRLQPLREVSAVSQDFIFNAEHALRETEQQITHTQMQEVATTREQLFQARQILDELQAEKISEQGNLLQRNREIEQLQAQLAVKQGEAESIAIQGKQNIQQIELEITQLLGRISDTENILLGEKAKLNNKYLRAPVNGVVLSLNLENEGVVVQPGQTLAEIVPHGVPLVVSAIIPNHDAGFIEQGMPVQVKIDAFPYQDFGVVAGNVTHISANSEVHEQLGNVYQLEIELESNHITKNQEIVPFKPGQTASADILIRRRRIIDVLLDPIKKIQKDGIAL; encoded by the coding sequence ATGAAATATCAGCCAAATCAAGATCAATCCACGAACTCCTCAGAAGTTCCTCCTCCTGTTGAACAAACAAAAACAATACCAATATCTATCACTTCAGATTATGAAGAACACTCAATTTCTATCCCCACCTCAAACCTAACAGCCGAACATCCCACCACCATAGAAGCAGATTGGTCTCCTTCAGTCAAAACCCTCCTCGATGATATTCCTGCATTTTTTCCCAGACAGTTGATCATCGCAGGGATAGCTTTTTGTACAGGGTTTGGTTTGTGGAGTTGGTACGGTACAGTAGATCAAATCAGTAAAGCACAAGGTATATTAGTTCCCAAAGGAAGAACATACAAAATTGAAACTACTGAATTAATCAAAGTCAATGATATAGCTGTAGAAGAAGGAGAAGAAGTAACAGCAGGGCAGTTGATAGTTGAATTAGATACCGAACTAGCGCAACAAGAAATAATACGCTTAGAAAATATCCTAACAACCTATCAAGCTGAATTAGAACAAAAAAAATCTTTAAAAAATAAAATTGAAAACGATTTAAACACTCAACTAATGATTGCTTCAGCCAATCAAATGGCTCAAGAACAAGCTATTTTATCCGCTCAAGAAAAACGCCAGATAAATCTTCAACTTTTAAACCAACTCGATAATAAAATTCATCTTTATCAACAACGACAAAAACAAACTGAAATACTTTCATCCCTAAGTCAACAACAACTACAACAATTACAAGAATCAAAAATTGCCCACCAGCAACGTCTTAATCGACTACAACCCCTAAGAGAAGTTTCTGCCGTTTCCCAAGACTTTATATTCAATGCAGAACACGCTCTTCGGGAAACTGAACAACAAATAACCCATACCCAAATGCAGGAGGTAGCCACCACCAGAGAGCAACTATTTCAGGCTCGGCAAATATTAGATGAACTCCAAGCAGAAAAAATTTCAGAGCAAGGCAACCTATTACAAAGGAATAGAGAAATTGAACAATTACAAGCTCAACTAGCTGTTAAACAAGGGGAAGCCGAAAGTATTGCGATTCAGGGTAAACAAAATATTCAACAAATAGAATTAGAAATTACCCAATTGTTGGGCAGAATCTCTGACACCGAAAATATATTACTTGGTGAAAAAGCAAAACTTAATAATAAATATCTTAGAGCGCCTGTCAATGGCGTTGTCCTATCTTTAAATCTTGAGAATGAAGGAGTTGTAGTGCAACCCGGACAAACGCTGGCCGAAATTGTTCCCCATGGTGTGCCTTTGGTAGTCTCTGCCATTATTCCTAATCATGATGCTGGATTTATTGAGCAAGGGATGCCTGTACAAGTCAAAATTGATGCTTTTCCTTATCAAGATTTTGGTGTAGTAGCAGGAAATGTAACCCATATTTCTGCTAATAGTGAAGTCCACGAACAATTGGGAAATGTTTATCAACTAGAAATAGAACTCGAATCCAATCACATTACCAAAAATCAGGAGATAGTTCCCTTCAAACCCGGACAAACAGCTAGTGCAGACATTTTAATTCGTCGTCGTCGAATCATTGATGTATTACTAGATCCCATCAAAAAAATTCAGAAAGATGGTATTGCACTATAG
- a CDS encoding bacteriocin-processing peptidase (PFAM: ABC transporter transmembrane region; ABC transporter; Peptidase C39 family; Cyclic nucleotide-binding domain~TIGRFAM: ABC-type bacteriocin transporter; type I secretion system ABC transporter, HlyB family~COGs: COG2274 ABC-type bacteriocin/lantibiotic exporter contain an N-terminal double-glycine peptidase domain~InterProIPR000595:IPR003439:IPR017940:IPR005074:IPR 017871:IPR001140:IPR003593~KEGG: cyt:cce_2670 ABC transporter ATP-binding protein~PFAM: ABC transporter related; peptidase C39 bacteriocin processing; cyclic nucleotide-binding; ABC transporter transmembrane region~SMART: AAA ATPase~SPTR: ABC transporter ATP-binding protein), whose protein sequence is MVTNSTSVNNKLANKQLYLQPIFKSIFSDDASGGISTDFIKAFRLEKFEKGDSITTIKNTNVGGDINQNEYFYFVCQGKIRLVSFNDKQERPVSVYLLTEGDCFGADCLWNRVVNSYEAIASSSVLVAKIAAKNLIPWLKQLKQLNEYCLIKSKQRQALVFIKSLTELAHIPSHTLQLLLPHFKEKVITAGKPLPSPNLGHFWLRAGKVENLNLDMGYSWGYPEKNTSEWVAQTNLYVYYVTPRAWDNFQEMLKTPHKKSTRTIKEFLPVSINETSAPQLANNNHHQLAIAQENIAPIQFPKPLRHRHKFFPRYPFIEQQSAADCGPTCLAMISQYWGKRLSINMLRNLANVGKSGSSLKNLAKTAEKIGYQARPVRASFNSLLEQKKPWIAHWQGDHYVVVYKVKGDRILIADPAKNKKFITHKEFLAGWTGYALLLEPTEILNQIPNEKPSLGKFLKLLTPYKSIAIEIIVVSFLIQLFGVISPLFTQIILDQVVVSKSFTGLNVFALGVLFFGVWTIILSGIRQYLLSYLSNRLDLTMISGFIRHTLLLPLKFFEFRHVGDIITRVNENQKIQRFLLNQVVLAWLDFLMAFVYLGLMLYYNWQLTMLILALIPPIMILTLGATPLLRRVSREVFSRSAEQNSALVETISGVATIKATATERELRWRWEEHLTSYLNARFRSQKLGINLQAASGLINSLGSTALLWYGASLVIQDQLTIGQFVAFNMMIGKVINPVLALTNLWDELQEVLISVERLNDIFSAQPEENPGQPMLVLPAIKGDIKFDNVTFRYESDQERNTLQNISFKVKAGQTVAIVGRSGSGKSTLVKLLQGLYYPDSGSISIDGHNIEHISPHSLRSQLGVVPQECYLFSGTIIENITLYRPEFSLEQVIEVAKLAEAHPFIQSLPLGYNTKVGERGMNFSGGQRQRIAIARSLLGESRILILDEATSSLDSESERRFQDNLTRMSRNRTTFIIAHRLSTVRNVDHILVLDRGIIVEQGNHHQLMKSQGLYFYLVQQQLNL, encoded by the coding sequence ATGGTGACAAATAGTACCTCAGTAAATAACAAACTGGCAAATAAGCAGTTATACTTACAACCAATTTTTAAAAGTATTTTTTCAGATGATGCTTCTGGTGGTATTTCTACGGATTTTATCAAGGCTTTCCGCTTAGAAAAGTTTGAAAAAGGAGATTCCATCACCACGATCAAAAATACTAATGTGGGTGGGGATATTAATCAAAATGAATATTTTTATTTTGTTTGTCAAGGAAAGATACGTTTAGTTAGTTTTAATGATAAACAGGAGCGACCTGTTTCCGTATATTTACTGACAGAAGGGGACTGTTTTGGAGCCGATTGTTTATGGAATCGAGTGGTAAATTCCTATGAGGCGATCGCATCTAGTTCCGTATTAGTTGCCAAAATAGCCGCAAAAAATCTTATTCCTTGGTTAAAACAACTAAAACAACTCAATGAATATTGTCTAATCAAAAGTAAACAAAGACAAGCCTTAGTATTTATCAAAAGTCTTACAGAATTAGCCCATATTCCTAGTCACACATTACAGCTACTGTTACCCCACTTCAAAGAAAAAGTCATAACCGCAGGTAAACCATTACCCTCACCAAACTTAGGACATTTTTGGTTGAGGGCAGGTAAAGTAGAAAACTTGAATTTAGACATGGGTTATTCTTGGGGTTATCCCGAAAAAAATACCTCCGAATGGGTGGCACAAACCAATCTTTATGTATATTATGTCACCCCTCGAGCATGGGATAACTTTCAAGAGATGCTCAAAACACCCCACAAAAAAAGCACTCGAACAATTAAAGAGTTTCTGCCCGTATCCATCAATGAAACATCAGCGCCCCAACTGGCTAACAATAATCATCATCAACTAGCCATTGCCCAGGAAAATATTGCACCTATTCAATTTCCCAAACCTTTACGCCATCGCCATAAATTTTTCCCCAGATACCCTTTTATAGAACAACAAAGCGCCGCCGATTGTGGCCCTACCTGTTTAGCAATGATTTCTCAGTATTGGGGTAAACGTTTAAGTATCAATATGTTGAGGAATTTAGCCAATGTAGGAAAATCAGGGTCATCCCTTAAAAATTTGGCAAAAACCGCAGAAAAAATAGGTTATCAAGCCCGACCAGTTCGAGCTAGTTTTAACAGTCTATTAGAGCAAAAAAAACCTTGGATTGCCCACTGGCAGGGCGATCATTATGTGGTTGTATATAAAGTAAAGGGCGATCGCATCTTAATTGCAGATCCAGCCAAAAACAAAAAATTCATCACCCACAAAGAATTCCTCGCAGGGTGGACAGGATATGCCTTATTATTAGAACCCACCGAAATCCTCAACCAAATTCCTAACGAAAAACCATCTTTAGGCAAATTTTTAAAGCTCCTAACCCCCTATAAAAGTATTGCCATAGAAATCATTGTGGTTTCTTTTTTAATCCAACTTTTTGGGGTGATAAGTCCTCTCTTTACTCAAATTATCTTAGACCAAGTAGTAGTCAGCAAAAGTTTTACAGGTTTAAACGTATTTGCCCTAGGAGTTTTATTTTTTGGTGTGTGGACGATTATTTTGTCAGGCATCCGACAATACCTCCTCAGTTATTTATCCAATCGCCTTGATCTAACCATGATCAGCGGTTTTATTCGACATACCCTACTCCTTCCCCTCAAATTTTTTGAATTTCGCCATGTCGGCGACATTATTACAAGGGTTAATGAAAATCAAAAAATCCAAAGATTTTTACTCAATCAAGTAGTCCTAGCGTGGCTAGATTTCCTCATGGCATTTGTCTATTTAGGATTAATGCTTTACTACAATTGGCAACTCACTATGCTTATTTTGGCATTAATTCCGCCTATCATGATTCTCACCCTAGGGGCTACTCCCCTATTACGAAGAGTTTCCCGAGAAGTCTTTAGTCGCTCCGCTGAACAAAATTCTGCCCTCGTAGAAACCATTTCGGGAGTAGCCACCATCAAAGCAACCGCCACCGAAAGAGAATTGCGTTGGCGTTGGGAAGAACATTTAACCAGTTATCTAAACGCTCGTTTTCGTAGTCAAAAATTAGGCATCAATCTTCAGGCGGCAAGTGGTTTAATCAACTCCCTTGGTAGTACAGCTTTACTATGGTATGGTGCTAGTTTAGTAATTCAAGATCAGTTGACCATTGGGCAATTTGTCGCTTTTAATATGATGATTGGTAAAGTGATTAATCCCGTGTTGGCACTCACTAATCTATGGGATGAATTACAAGAGGTTTTAATTTCTGTAGAACGACTGAATGATATTTTTTCTGCCCAACCAGAGGAAAATCCCGGTCAACCAATGTTAGTGTTACCCGCCATTAAAGGGGATATAAAATTTGATAATGTTACTTTTCGCTACGAATCAGATCAAGAACGTAACACCCTGCAAAATATTTCTTTTAAAGTAAAAGCAGGGCAAACCGTCGCCATTGTCGGTCGTAGTGGCTCTGGTAAAAGTACCTTAGTTAAACTGTTACAAGGATTATACTATCCTGATTCTGGTTCTATTTCCATTGATGGTCATAACATTGAACATATTTCGCCCCATTCCCTACGTTCTCAGTTAGGAGTTGTACCCCAAGAATGTTATTTATTTTCGGGTACTATCATTGAAAATATTACCCTGTATCGCCCCGAATTTTCCCTCGAGCAAGTTATTGAGGTTGCTAAACTTGCCGAAGCTCATCCCTTCATTCAATCTTTACCCCTCGGTTACAACACCAAAGTGGGTGAGCGAGGGATGAATTTTTCGGGTGGACAGCGACAACGAATTGCGATCGCACGGTCTTTATTAGGAGAATCAAGAATACTTATTTTAGACGAAGCCACAAGCTCCCTTGATAGCGAATCGGAACGCCGTTTCCAAGACAATCTCACGCGCATGAGTCGCAATCGTACCACCTTTATCATCGCCCACCGTCTATCCACCGTTAGAAATGTAGATCATATTTTAGTGTTGGATCGAGGAATTATTGTCGAACAAGGAAACCATCATCAGTTGATGAAATCCCAAGGACTTTATTTTTATTTAGTACAGCAACAACTTAATCTCTAA
- a CDS encoding hypothetical protein (KEGG: cyh:Cyan8802_2852 hypothetical protein~SPTR: Putative uncharacterized protein), protein MLIQDIKYVETVSHEEVKGGFSEALANAIAAAQGRAISLTSSFTDTFSSSEIGAKIAVSLSGSSSFADV, encoded by the coding sequence ATGTTAATTCAAGACATCAAATACGTAGAAACCGTTTCCCATGAAGAAGTGAAAGGTGGATTCTCTGAAGCATTAGCTAATGCAATAGCCGCAGCTCAGGGTCGTGCTATTTCTCTTACCAGTTCATTTACAGATACTTTTTCTTCCTCTGAAATTGGTGCGAAAATAGCTGTTTCTTTATCTGGCTCTTCTTCTTTTGCTGATGTATAA
- a CDS encoding hypothetical protein (KEGG: cyh:Cyan8802_2845 hypothetical protein~SPTR: Putative uncharacterized protein): MAVLNFSASTINLVIYDFNQLPREVTVKVDVQAIIIDQTGLTQSSIDGEFDFISDQINNIGIARSQWEHFTINQGFNNEYIARNNISTTLLGRFDLSANSTFNFQLTSALNLQTFTTNPINNSLSSSGRISLALQNSANQEIIDYFDLFALINTNPTDSESRDYFTLRSSPNFTITEYNTTSILGNQLNSEFFSVETSVSFERYFYEPTLINLIAITESCNYTSTNINTCVKVNEPSNHIPLILLLFLLLWGGISRSRIMKHITYFSH, translated from the coding sequence ATGGCTGTTCTTAACTTTTCTGCCTCCACCATCAATCTGGTTATTTACGACTTTAATCAATTACCCAGAGAAGTTACCGTAAAGGTAGATGTTCAAGCTATTATCATAGATCAAACTGGTCTAACCCAAAGCAGTATAGACGGAGAATTCGACTTTATCTCCGATCAAATTAATAATATTGGCATAGCGCGATCGCAATGGGAACATTTTACCATCAACCAAGGATTTAACAACGAATATATTGCCAGAAATAACATCTCAACAACCTTACTAGGAAGATTTGATCTTTCCGCCAACAGTACATTTAACTTTCAACTAACATCCGCCCTAAATCTCCAAACCTTTACCACCAACCCCATTAACAATAGCCTTAGTTCCTCTGGCAGAATATCCCTTGCACTACAAAATAGTGCCAACCAAGAAATTATCGACTACTTTGATCTGTTTGCACTTATTAACACCAATCCCACAGATAGCGAAAGTCGAGACTACTTTACATTGCGCTCTAGTCCTAATTTTACTATCACCGAATATAACACAACATCTATACTAGGAAATCAACTTAACTCAGAATTTTTCAGTGTTGAAACATCCGTTTCCTTTGAAAGATATTTTTACGAACCCACCCTAATAAACTTAATTGCCATAACCGAATCCTGTAACTATACCTCCACCAACATTAATACCTGTGTGAAAGTCAATGAACCATCCAATCATATACCCTTAATTTTGCTACTATTCCTCTTATTATGGGGAGGTATTTCTAGGAGCCGAATCATGAAGCACATAACTTATTTCAGTCATTAA
- a CDS encoding ABC transporter related protein (PFAM: ABC transporter; TOBE domain~COGs: COG3839 ABC-type sugar transport systems ATPase components~InterPro IPR003439:IPR017871:IPR013611:IPR003593~KEGG: cyb:CYB_1590 carbohydrate ABC transporter ATP-binding protein~PFAM: ABC transporter related; Transport-associated OB domain-containing protein~SMART: AAA ATPase~SPTR: TOBE domain family) yields the protein MASITFENVSKQFDDFTAVKNLNLSIDDGEFLVFVGPSGCGKTTSLRLLAGLETITSGHLYLDDRIVNKLPPKERNIAMVFQSYALYPHLSVYENMAFSLQLQGKSKGAIRRRVETAADQLGIAHLLKRKPKELSGGQRQRVAVGRAIVREPSVFLMDEPLSNLDAKLRVQARTEISKLHSKLQTTFVYVTHDQVEAMTMGTRIAVMNHGILQQIDSPENLYNYPQNVFVAGFIGSPAMNFFRVHLIRKDAQLFLENEDFSLPIPESLMAKYEQYPQKEYIFGIRPENIHDPQYEVADIMPIPVKAEVSVREMMGNEIILYVNTMGGEEFVARVDPRSPLKAGDKINLTFDMSHIHLFDTETEVNITL from the coding sequence ATGGCCAGTATAACTTTTGAAAATGTCAGTAAACAATTTGATGATTTTACTGCGGTTAAAAACTTAAATTTAAGTATCGATGACGGTGAATTTTTAGTATTTGTAGGGCCGTCTGGGTGTGGCAAAACAACATCTCTGCGTCTTTTGGCAGGGTTAGAAACCATTACATCGGGTCATCTTTATTTAGACGATCGCATCGTAAACAAATTACCACCAAAAGAGCGTAACATTGCCATGGTGTTCCAATCCTACGCCCTTTATCCCCATCTAAGTGTCTATGAAAATATGGCATTTAGTTTGCAATTGCAGGGCAAAAGTAAAGGCGCCATCCGTCGCAGGGTAGAAACCGCCGCCGATCAATTGGGCATTGCCCATCTCCTCAAACGTAAGCCCAAAGAGCTTTCTGGGGGACAAAGGCAACGGGTAGCAGTGGGAAGGGCGATCGTTCGTGAACCATCAGTATTTTTAATGGATGAACCTTTATCCAATCTTGATGCAAAATTAAGGGTTCAAGCAAGAACAGAAATCTCCAAACTCCATTCAAAACTACAAACCACCTTTGTGTATGTAACCCATGACCAAGTGGAAGCCATGACCATGGGGACGAGGATTGCTGTGATGAATCATGGTATTCTCCAACAAATTGACAGCCCCGAAAACCTCTATAACTATCCTCAAAATGTATTTGTCGCTGGATTTATTGGTAGTCCAGCGATGAACTTTTTTAGGGTACATTTAATTAGAAAAGACGCTCAATTATTCTTGGAAAATGAAGATTTTTCCCTGCCCATTCCCGAATCTTTGATGGCAAAATATGAACAATATCCTCAGAAAGAATATATCTTCGGTATTCGTCCTGAGAATATCCATGATCCTCAATACGAAGTCGCTGACATTATGCCCATTCCCGTCAAGGCAGAGGTGAGCGTGAGGGAAATGATGGGTAATGAAATTATCCTCTATGTCAATACCATGGGCGGCGAGGAATTTGTGGCAAGGGTTGATCCGCGATCGCCCCTAAAAGCAGGAGACAAAATTAATCTCACTTTTGATATGAGTCATATTCACTTATTTGACACCGAAACTGAGGTTAATATCACTCTTTGA
- a CDS encoding HetP protein (KEGG: cyt:cce_2677 HetP protein~SPTR: HetP protein), whose protein sequence is MLSANSSKTNQRTKSMTEEQFEEILNAILAGKYSWACVLILRVAGYNPLHYIPYRTYNRLIKDNRLATVRDKSSQNSSSLHQSNSCSGKGKIQDLDYLKEVNNEEQKVMGGNKKWHILGIFK, encoded by the coding sequence ATGTTATCTGCTAATTCTTCAAAAACAAACCAACGAACGAAGAGTATGACCGAAGAGCAATTTGAAGAAATACTTAACGCTATTTTGGCGGGGAAGTATTCTTGGGCTTGTGTCTTAATTTTGCGAGTGGCAGGTTATAACCCTCTTCATTATATTCCCTATAGAACTTATAACCGCTTAATTAAAGATAATCGCTTGGCTACCGTGCGGGATAAGTCTTCTCAGAATTCGTCATCTCTGCATCAATCAAATTCTTGCTCTGGTAAAGGAAAAATTCAAGACTTAGACTATCTAAAAGAAGTTAATAATGAAGAGCAAAAAGTCATGGGAGGTAATAAAAAATGGCACATTTTAGGTATTTTTAAATAA
- a CDS encoding hypothetical protein (KEGG: spo:SPBC1604.12 sequence orphan~SPTR: Uncharacterized protein C1604.12) — MIIIDLDHHNFMDIDFNINILGGVLISENIQNRKNEFLSASGILLGMATLTANASAQGSVGAITGVFVDSEVNTVNGLIVSSASSSSSSVATSQP, encoded by the coding sequence ATGATTATTATTGATTTAGATCACCATAACTTTATGGACATAGATTTTAACATCAATATTTTGGGTGGGGTTCTCATTTCAGAAAATATCCAAAATAGAAAAAATGAATTTTTGAGTGCTTCTGGTATCCTTTTAGGAATGGCAACTTTAACGGCTAATGCTTCTGCACAAGGTAGTGTGGGAGCAATTACTGGGGTATTTGTTGATTCAGAAGTTAATACCGTCAATGGTTTAATTGTAAGTTCAGCCAGTTCAAGTTCAAGTTCTGTTGCCACCAGTCAACCTTAA